In Rhipicephalus sanguineus isolate Rsan-2018 chromosome 1, BIME_Rsan_1.4, whole genome shotgun sequence, the DNA window ggactttgatttcactcatcttttcacacgttgattgcagcaagatcccctagaaaacttttttggaatcatttgtcaaaaacatggctgcaatgagacaccaaatgtgtaccaattcgtggcggctctaaaacatatttggattggcaagctcttcaagctttctcaaggaaactgtcaGGTGACAACAactgctttcctcaacaacttggagagtgcatctgcattgttgtcaactagcagcacaccaaccacaagccacagcacgcagcaggcctctgattcatctgatctgcaggcatcttcacaagatgcgaccgacatggtgtatgaaaatgttgtgtaccatgtcgctggtactcttgtgaacagctttcttgaactgaggactagtgagtgcatatgtgagagagcACTCCTTGAAGTtgatggtggctctctccatggacgacaccaattctttgcactgctcaaggaaagtggtgtacccgagaaactcctcggttccattgcagtaacctctgaatcatgtctgaattacataaaggaattagattcaactattgtgcacatttttccaatgtgtgcaaaaatctggtggaaaggatggcaatccggcaagctattttctgttcagttggctgcactgagaaatttcttaaaatattctgccgcacaaggctacattggcacattacatttgtaaacaaaaacacacaagaaacaaagtcaaggcacagtgctgctgccagcaaaaacgtaaagtagcaggctaaatttatcctgtgcctttctagaacatgattatgtaaataggatttctagtgcagccttctgcacccatttcctatccattttttagatgtgttgcactatttcttttttatgtgtatatgtacgtatttttatgtatatatgtatattttatgtaggtatatatttatatatgtatatttataattctgctgtggttgtatgtaatgcattgactacttttgctcctgctgcgttacttttgtattatacaagtttaaccgactaactttttttgaagccttgtgtgcccctatcagcatgagtattacaaccagaggttctggattgctttagtattgggaaatgccaacacttcccaaaatgcactggaaaaccctgctcgttctgctttctttctgtttgcttgacatggtttggaaggcaatcaaacgtccagcctcccaaaaaatgccaaaatttatataatactgacgactcgttttacactgaagcagtctttacaaacagtaacagtgtgattaattcacaatgaacgttgcaaaaatagattgattaataaaaaatgtggaggttttatgtccaaaaaccatgatacgaatatgaggcatgcagtagtggagcacttcagatattttgagcacctggcgtttttttaacgtgcacctaaatctaggcagatgggcctcaagcatattgcatccattgatatgcagccgggattcaatcccaccacgttcgggccagcagttgagcaccgtaaccactagaccactgtgacgggccacgaagtttgaagcatgcatgaattcaggtgctcaccaagtccaaaagattttcagcacccaggggctctgtcacttttcaattacaaacctctggtcatgactgttgtgccactgcaaagaactgatggtgtcagctattcacaggcataaaagatacattgatgaagtgctcagctctgtgaggattccagaggggtttgtgcagaagctgcgactcggttgacatgcatgttagtttgaaatagaagcatgcatccatactcactgaaactattcacaacgtactgtttgtgtagagcaactgtgtttcttgtttaactaaactctgcaaactccgacattccacttcctgaaccaacgaatgacaagcgatgcagttctagttagtgacacattatgatgaaactgtgcagcgttccccatctgcaatttaagtactgctcagaaaatcttctgacattgtggtggatccaacatgatacctggtagaaaaataatagggaagctgcgttcaactttgcactttactctacttatttctttgataagatgcttatcttcgtgtatattacatgttaccttgagtatttcgcaccacttccaacttaactaatgacctgtgatcattcctgttgttcaccagtcacaaccacaatgtttccacaaatttcaaaggtcacctctgcagctgagtctagaccattcttcgttgcgtttttctccctttattacttgaaaattaaagcatcgcgtgtcttgttcacatcacgtgagcttgcctgctacacatttacctggaggaaaacatgatcagggatagctgagccaaatggtagatttgtctcactgcttttacaaaataatatgctgtagcactgcagcatattatgacattgatatacttatgctccatgggttcgtctacatgagccaaaggctatgactgttaggtgcactttctgtgtacatatatgcaaatgtatgtgtgtgtgtgtatgtgcaaaaggcaatgacacaacgcagggcaataaaaaaagtacaagaaagggtgtttttcctataccccttgttttcttcggcttgcgttgcgtcattatcttttgcacagtatgaaccaaccattcgaacaacttgttttgttatgatatatttcaatgcgcgggattgtttcgcttcatgctgttagtcataatctatacaactagtatgtgtacacttatttacgctgatgtagcacttctttatatgcttaccctgcttatgtgattgtattatgcgttttcatatcctatttatattgtacgcgtgctcgatgtacgcattcctgtattcaggttctaccacagcagtatttcgaatctttttcgtttccttttgttattattaccgatattatagcccaaatattgcctaaatgtGCAGCAATTTATGtctccttcaataaaatgtcatgtgaagaaagttatatgcgctttttgcttctcgagcgagcgccgaaagcggctgctatgcagctgcgacagcgccgctcgccaccattcgccatgctaccacagaggctacaacgaagcagaaaaacaactacacacattacgtacgtatatcggcaataaagagagaagacagtgcagtagcaattagtgcgcaaaggctcgaaccgacgtcgcggccgcggggccggcggcaccacgagcgaggaagcgaccgtaaacgggcgcggccatattggattttttcctttcggattggctcgcctccagcagaaatccaaaatccagtcaattaccgcccatcccaggaaccgccaccgtcgccggaagcggaaaaacgtccccattggccctatgggtatgtcactccactggccatgcacagttagcaacgttttttgaacGAATGGTTCTGGAAACGTTGAttgctagtgcacgtcgtatttagctgtgctgatgcgcttagccgtgcggcaggaggtgtaagcagagcagtgcTGCCATTTCAAATGTACCAAGCGGCTGCCGcggtctgcgcagtgtgcttcgttgttaccgcgcagagcgtactatcgtgcacgcgATTGCGAGAGATTGCGTCGCACTGCAATATGTTCGACCGTTGTCTCCTCTGTGATCCGCTAGTTTAGGCGCACCAAAGCGGGTGCTCCGCTGATGTTGCGATCTAAGAATGTGTTTGTGTAATGTGGCGTTGGCGGAGcagtcccatttatgcggatcgtgtgcgtccttagcttgctatgatgcgtgatttcttgttctgctttgccagcgtaatcgcctcgttataaagggccctttatagtccagcgcagcgttcgcgtcaaccagcaGACGTTGGCGGCGCCAGGttcgttggttcgtcacgttacgttgacgcgaaaaccgagcactcatactcccacttgcgcgccccGCCGGCCGCgctacgtcgacttgacgcatacgcagttgagcacgcccggcgtcccttcgtaACGAAGAACGAAGGAACGCAGACACCGTGCAGTCAGGGTCTTTGGGTACACtgttctttgggtaacgtcgccggcgcggattgcagcatgtcgcatctcgcgccggctgcagcaggggcgcggcgcgccacggacgccggacgcgcggtcgcgccggcctttgtgctgtatacgtttgaatagcgtagcgtcgctatgccgagcgtgcgcacgcgtcgacgttacgtcgaACTATAGAGGGTCTTTGACACCGCAGCGCTAATGTGTCTGCCTTAGTGAATTGTATCGCTCGAGATTCTGTTCAATAATATAATCACTTAAAAAGTGACGCGACGCAGTGTCCCTTTTGAGCAACGCCTCAACCCGTTTCATATTACCGCAACGATTCTGTGCCCTCTACATGAACAGCACTTATcgaaaaaatgcagtcgaacacgcatatatcgaaccaCACGAATTGTTGTGCCTGTGAAACAGAGGTAGAATTCCATGCAAATATCTTGGGTTTGTGCacgcaaatatagtgctcctcttcGCTGCACATCTGATATATCGAACGCGACGCCACGCCCAAGGCCTCAAAGTGGACTGCACCACACGTGCAGGAAatccgcgcacgcgtagcgtagtgtgtgtagcgcctgtcttttgttcctctccttttttctgcttcctttcctttttttttttttttgaactttgcgttactacaagatatgtatgcgtggcgacatataagttattttcagtgccacagtctgatagtgtctttcctcacttctggctcactggcttcttcgttgactggccgacccacacacctctgcgcgcttattggttcgcgccttggttcgggagagttggacatgactcatctgttcaCAGTGCAGCAGCGGCTGGGTAAAGAtgttgagccagttcggcgtcgtcggTAGACGCAACGgtgaaagcagtgtcgtttgagacgGCGTCACGGGGGCATAAGGTTCTCGAACTTTCGACGCTATGCACAAGCGGCTTTGTTCGAagcccgctggctgttcttgtacgcATTCCTCCGGCGTTGgggaagggtgggtgctttgaagaagtggctgCCTTTGATGAATTCTCGTTCCGTTGAacgtatcggcgccgtgatttgacgctggatctggaatgtggtgtaagcgcttacttgttcgaaacacgctggctgttcttgcacgcgtttctctggcatggggggagggtgggtgctttgaagaggaggcttttgatgaatttgcacTCCGTCGAAAgtatcggcgctgtgatttgacgctgtatctggaatgtggtgtaagtgCTTACTCGTTCGAAATACGCTGGCtattcttgcacgcgtttctctggcatagggggagggtgggtgctttgaagaggaggcggcttttgatgaatttgcgctccgtcgtaggtatcggcgctgtgacttgacgctggatctggaatgtggtgtaagtgcttacttgttcgaaacacggtgGTTGTTCTCGCACGCGTTTAGCTGGCGTGGGggtagggtgggtgctttgaagaagtggcggttTTTGATGAAttcgcgctccgtcgaaggtatcggcgccgtgatttggcgctggattttgagtgtggtgtaagcgcttgctTGTGACTACAGGGCATGTCTTTCTCGGCACAAAACTggccttttttttattcagcactacttccttcttgcgcatttcacgtgtgctgccagttgagccccgtcGACCTGTTCGGCTTTTTGcgcatcaaataaatcatttatcaccgtcgtgtgcctgtcgacgttgctgcttttggatGCGCCAGTCGGTAATCTCCCGTCTTTCTGCAAATTTAGATATTTGTCAGACACGTGCTATGTTTTTATTAtgagcacaatttcgaatatcgaattatttatacatcgaactatttcacaatctccatcgaattcgatatatccgggctcgattgtacaccgaaaatagagcgaaccatcgcaggtgcagaccagcaTTTTCAGAATGCgtcatttcacttccacttagggcaagagattcggggctaatacagcctgaaaatcacttgttgattttttatcttctttcttgcattgtgctttttgttAAGCATCGTTCGGGCGctcaaagtgtttgagagtacgcagtgttaaaatacGTGCAAACATCCAGCttaacaaattgtttaaaagggtatgagcttgagcttgttggtttgGCTTCAGAACAGggaacagcgcgggcaaacgggacaagaaagtcctatcagcctttcttgtcccgtttgcccgcgcggtttcctgttattaacaaattctattttaCCTCGTGtctacttattcgatcaatgctcttttttttattcaaggataccacctgtgatgatgacattgaggaaatgccaagttggcatttcatatttgctaaaggtatgttattctccccttctaaatatagtaaatcttgaacccaaattttcaacttccaggtggtggtttcctgacagggaagtccttcacaccttgcattgacaacgttcctctcatgcaagcatccagtcctagagaggcgttcaagatattattcctggcacactttgcgtcaacTTTGCCcacccaaaagaggcaagtcttatcctggagttcactcataggtgagattgaaactaaatcttggacacaatactttggccaataattttagctttccggtaacattaaaaaaatgtgtggtatattgctcacatagaatacctttatttattgagatggccTCATTTAGGTAACctgaaaagaaagcgttttgaaaCAAAAGTACTAAAACTAAACCATAAtgccttcaatgagaagctacctgttttatggtatactgctcgcgagtatccacaagcaaactggctgtcagtacttagacattagGAGGTCCAGATTCTAATTTTAGTGTTATAAAGGTTAGgagtttcattttagacttatgtggcaatattgtatttaaagtgatGGTAATTTAAGTTGAGATGGATGCATGCAGAAAAGCATATTCTTAATGAAGAGCAAGTAGGTGCctttgtagttacactgtatctaagaatatttaggttcttgtgcactgctaaacgaaattgcctcttctttttaggtcaattgccaATGTCAGTCCCGGAAAGGGCGCAACGACTGACCATacacgtgggaaacagcacaacCTGAACCCGAAAGTGCCGTCATTGAGTAGCTCCCTGAAGGACTTGACGTTCAAACATATGTGCcggccaactcgaacaatatccccgAGAGATTCCTGAATCTGGACCCCTTGTGATACTGGGGGCATAGTGAACGAAACGGGAATTgtacaactaacagacaaaaaagccaaggcaagtacaggggatgttatttgtagtcattacgaagtaaatgtgaagaaagcaaagtggatgaaaagagaacatcgcgctggcagggaccgaacctgcgaccttcaaataacgcatagtggccgcttgtgatagtgtgggcatctctcgtatttcaagatgcacatgttggcaactgcctgaacttttatgttccatgtcaataaacttgttcgcatttcactctatggtgtactgaattaacgaatttgtgagagaggatgcgtgctataaaggggacaatgcagatgcaaaaaatcgtGGTGCTTTCTGTctgagattttctgttcttgcatCACATACATTTAATATTGCATAACCTTCAAATTGCCTAATTTTCGTCAAGTGACGTTGCTGCCATGAGAAAGAATAAAATTTCAgaatttcttgttacttaaagcagaGAGCCCTTTTTAATTACGGAAACTTCATGTActgaacgaatgaaaaaaaaatacttgtccAATCACAGGATTTCTGTACTAAAAAACCAAGagtagtaaaattacagaaattcgCTGTTAGTGCGAACCGAAAATCTATGTCAAGGTACAaaagttttctgttactgccaaCAGAAAAGAcattcgaaattacagaaatttactgttgctgagaacaaaaaaatacatgtaatattacagacattttctgttactaAAAACGGAAAAAGCGatggaaattacagaaattttctgttagcaggaacagaagaaacatgtaaaattacaaaaacataaaaacagaaaacagaaagagaacagaaattttctggcaggccagctgccagacaatttctgtttttttcaagaaaaattttttacagtgtgcGCTTGAAGTTGCTAATATATAGTTTTACTTGGGCGTCCAAAGCCGCGTGGCGTATGCAGGCCGACAGCAGTTTCCAATGGCTGCCTTCGTACGCAGAGCTGCGTGAAGCTCTCGTTTACCCTTCCCCTCTTTAACTTTCAATGCATCCATTTCGGTCATTTCTACATAGTTTCCTTTGAGCTGCCTTTGAACTGCAGCTTCTATCGCTTTGACATATCACTTACGTATGTCACTAAGTTTACACTTGATGACCAGCTTTCGCAGTTCAGCAAATTATACATCTCTCGAGGTAGTTACTCTCGTCTGTTTTCGTTCATAGCCGACAGTTATTTAGAGCGACCGAATGGGcaccaagagatgggaaacacGTCAGAGGTAAGTGGGTGATGAAATCAAGAAATTTGCTGGCATATCAAAATGAAATGAGCTCCAGCAGGACTGGGCCAACTGGAGATCAATAGGAGATGTCATCGCAGAGATATTGGCAGAGAGCAAACGTGAGCGACGAAGATGACCTGCCTTCACGCGGAAGAAAATGAAACTACAGCCGTAACGCCGGGCAGGCCATTGACGTCGCAACAACACAACCCTCGTGATTACTTCAGCCTATGTTTTCGGTATTTAGGTACTATCAGGAATAATATTTCAACCTATTAAAATGAAAttagctacccgattcttggcctaCCCCTTATTGTGGTTGCGTGCCACTTTTTTGTGCAAACATCATCATCGTTGCCATCCGAATGTCACGTTCCATTCTTTTCGGCACGAGACCTCGTGAAACGTCTTTGGCTTCTGACTGGACGATGGCATCTTGCGTGCCCTTTCTGCCCGGATTTGGAACGAGGTCCACAAGCACTTCTCCAACAGCCTTGGGCTTCGACGTATCCGCTGGAGGTCCATCTGTTCTGTGCTCTCACTGGTCCTTCAGGTCACTCCTGGATTGCTTGCGCCACCGTGGTTCGTCCACGTCTGCGATGGAGACTCCATACGCTGCCATCGCCAGACTTTTCGTCATCCGAGCTAGAATGCGTAGCATCCCCGGCCGTACTGCAGCCAGAGCCTCTTGCCGCAACATCCGAGAAGCCACCTGCAACCCAGCCAAGGACACCGGTAATATTTGTCCGTATGGAGCGGCCCACACCGTTCTTCGAGCGCTGTGCATCAGGCCACCTTCGGCTTCGAGCTTCCCGACACCGCCACCTGTGCATGGCTGCAAAGACCCAGCACGAAGCCGCCTGCTGCAAAATTTGTGGAAGCTTCTACCATCAACCTTCCAGAACGGTTGTGGCAGCAGCGTGAGCGCCACCATCGCCAGCAATAGCTGTTGTTGCTGAGGCATGAAGGCGAGCGTCGAGGCAACTGTGCTGTGCCCGTGTTTATAGGAGACTTGCGCCGGTTGCCGTGATGACTGCCGTGTGGTCAGGTCCATGCCATCGGAGGCTACTACGCCCAGTTTCGTCCCCGCTTTGTGTTCATAGCGAGGATGAGCAATTTTCTAGCGATGTCGCTTTAACTCTTTGTTTTATTGATTGCTTTCAGATTTCTTTCATAACCCTAATTATCAATTGGACAAATAAATGTTATCTAACGAAACCTGTTGATCCCATTTTTGTTAAAATAACATCCGCCAATATCGTCTAATCCCAGATGTGGTATACATAAGCACAGCGCACGTACAAGTAAACGCGAAATAAATAGGACGCCCGAGTATTAAAACTACGGCAACGGGAGTCGCATCCTCGTAGTTTTACATTTAAAAGTGCCTGCGGCTTGTGAGTGGCGAAACATCGTCggttgttatttatttatttatttatttatttatttatttatttatttatttatttatttatttatttatttattcattgcaCCCTCAGGGTGACTCCTGGGAAttggctacgtcacatgcagttTATAAATTTGATGACGTTTATAAGGAGCGCTGTTTACCACCTCAGGAAGAGTGTAACAATGTGCACAGCACGTTTCAATCCTCTCAACTAACGCACTGAGCGTGACGTACCTGTATATTCGTTCGCAAGAGAATATGTTCGTAAGAGAATACTTTAGCCAATCCTGATGATGTATACATGATTGGCGAGGCCGGCAGACCAATGGTAAAAGACACGTACGATAGAAAATATTTTCGAATTCGCGTCCTCTTGCCTAACCAGAAAAAAAAGAGGCTTTATTTGTTTGCTTACGGCTACCTTCACATTGCAAATGTCCTGTCAATACTAAATTCCGCGTAAACAAGCTGTCATCTGGCGAAGAATAACTCTAAT includes these proteins:
- the LOC125756872 gene encoding uncharacterized protein LOC125756872, which produces MLHRPIVSSLWTGPTDAPRCLLVDGLLPLNHCALLQFVHQDTTCDDDIEEMPSWHFIFAKGGGFLTGKSFTPCIDNVPLMQASSPREAFKILFLAHFASTLPTQKRQVLSWSSLIGQLPMSVPERAQRLTIHVGNSTT